The following DNA comes from Naumovozyma dairenensis CBS 421 chromosome 4, complete genome.
CTCGAAGACgtcaataaatcaattatgGAGAATCAGCAATATGTTGATTAAGAATCTTAACAAATGGGTAGGGGTAAGTTGATCCTAGTTGAAGGTCTAGATAGAACTGGTAAAACAACTCAAACAACACTCTTGCTGAAAAAACTATCTTCACAAGATgcaaaattaattaaattcCCAGATAGAACCACACCAATCGgaaaattaattgataacTATTTAACCGATAAAGAATTCCATCTACCTGACCAGGCTGtccatttattattctctGCTAATAGATGGGAAGTTGCTGATTCCATTAAACAATTACTTTTAGAAGGAAAAATTGTCATCTTGGATCGTTATGTTTATTCCGGTATTGCCTATTCTGCAGCTAAGAACATACCAGGAATGGATTTAAAATGGTGCTTGCAACCAGATAAAGGTCTGTTGAAACCAGATTTAACTATCTTTTTAACGaacgataatgataacgATGATAAAAAGGGATTTGGTGAAGAACGATATGAAAATGTTCAATTCCAAAAAGAAGTGAAAAATCAGTTTATTAAAGTATTTTCCGAATTAGATTCAATAGACAAAGAGTCAGAGACTTTGAAAATTGTTAATGTTACGAATAAATCAATCATTCAAGTTGAAGAGGAGATTTGGTCGTTTGTTCAACCGGTCGTCTTGAATGAGAATTGCCATAGTGATACATTCTCGTATTTCTAACCATATACtctatataatatatagatCTCTATATTGTAAATATGTTCCATTCATGAGATGCATCGTGTAttaaaatgaataaatatgaGATTTTATGCTAATCTATCTAATGTACCTAACTTTTCAAGTAACATATCTTTCGATACTTCTTGTATTTCACCACCGAGAAACACCTCGTCTAAGACCATGTATGTCTTATAGAAGTTGAAAACAATATCCAGTTCACAAACATTACCAAAAAATGCATCCAATACTTCGACGACTAGATGGATATGTGACAAATAAATTGGCTCTTCATCCTGTAAATCAATACCCATGAC
Coding sequences within:
- the CDC8 gene encoding bifunctional thymidylate/uridylate kinase (similar to Saccharomyces cerevisiae CDC8 (YJR057W); ancestral locus Anc_1.504), with product MGRGKLILVEGLDRTGKTTQTTLLLKKLSSQDAKLIKFPDRTTPIGKLIDNYLTDKEFHLPDQAVHLLFSANRWEVADSIKQLLLEGKIVILDRYVYSGIAYSAAKNIPGMDLKWCLQPDKGLLKPDLTIFLTNDNDNDDKKGFGEERYENVQFQKEVKNQFIKVFSELDSIDKESETLKIVNVTNKSIIQVEEEIWSFVQPVVLNENCHSDTFSYF